In the genome of Chryseobacterium oryzae, one region contains:
- a CDS encoding NADH-quinone oxidoreductase subunit J family protein, producing the protein MDQFLFFLVAFLAVASAVYFVFAKNPLYAILSLIVTMFSIAGMYILLNAQFLAIIQIIVYAGAIMVLFLYILMMLNLNKQDESKKNNTLKFIGVFTAGLLLVGILGVFRGVQEKHVLVENVDQGVGLTKNLGRLLFNEYVLPFELASILILAGIVGAVLIGKKDL; encoded by the coding sequence TTTTTATTTTTCTTGGTGGCGTTTTTAGCAGTGGCAAGTGCGGTTTACTTCGTTTTTGCAAAAAATCCTTTATATGCTATTCTGTCATTAATTGTTACAATGTTTTCTATTGCAGGAATGTATATTCTTCTGAATGCACAGTTTCTTGCTATTATTCAGATTATTGTTTATGCAGGTGCCATTATGGTTCTGTTCCTTTATATTCTGATGATGCTTAATCTTAATAAGCAAGACGAAAGTAAGAAGAACAATACTTTAAAATTTATTGGAGTTTTTACAGCAGGTCTTCTATTGGTTGGAATTTTAGGCGTTTTCAGAGGTGTTCAGGAAAAGCATGTATTGGTAGAAAATGTAGATCAAGGAGTTGGTCTTACAAAAAATCTTGGAAGACTTTTGTTTAATGAATATGTTTTACCGTTCGAACTTGCTTCCATCCTGATTTTGGCAGGTATTGTAGGTGCGGTACTAATTGGTAAAAAAGATTTATAA
- the nuoK gene encoding NADH-quinone oxidoreductase subunit NuoK, which translates to MGEVNTFMQSIPLEYFITLSSVLFCLGVLGVLIRKNAIVILGCVELMLNSVNLLLAAFAAYNGNSDGQLLVFFIMVVAAAEVAVGLAIIAMLYRNTRSVDVGIFNKLKG; encoded by the coding sequence ATGGGAGAAGTAAATACATTTATGCAAAGCATCCCTTTGGAATATTTCATCACTCTTTCTTCGGTATTATTCTGCCTTGGAGTTTTGGGAGTATTAATCAGAAAAAACGCGATTGTAATTTTGGGCTGCGTAGAGCTTATGCTGAATTCTGTAAACCTTTTACTGGCTGCATTTGCTGCTTATAATGGCAATAGCGACGGTCAGCTTTTAGTTTTCTTTATTATGGTAGTTGCAGCGGCAGAAGTTGCGGTTGGGTTGGCTATCATTGCAATGCTGTATAGAAACACCCGTTCTGTGGATGTAGGAATTTTTAATAAATTAAAAGGATAA
- the nuoL gene encoding NADH-quinone oxidoreductase subunit L — MENLIYAIVLLPLIGFLINGLFGKNLPKIVVGSLATAAVFGSFCIAVSLFLKFDSESPAVIVKAFEWFRVNGVLINFGFQIDQLSLMMVMIITGIGSLIHLYSIGYMSHDKGFYKFFTYLNLFIFSMLLLVMGSNYMILFIGWEGVGLCSYLLIGFWYTNQEYGKAARKAFIMNRIGDLGLLIGIFMIAAQTNSVDYISVAQNAAKFELDGNIIIFITASLFIGAIGKSAQVPLYTWLPDAMAGPTPVSALIHAATMVTAGIYLVVRSNFLFTLAPTVQDGILLIGFLTAALAGFYALRQNDIKKVLAYSTVSQLGFMFIALGLGAYTTAMFHVMTHAFFKALLFLGAGSVIHAMSNEQDMRFMGGLKKYIPLTHITFLIGTLAISGFPFFSGMISKDEILVAAFAKNPIYWVMLFILAATTAAYMFRLYYLTFHGEFRGTEEQKHHLHESPMNMTLPLIILAILSVIGGFINLPHFIGHGHYAKLMEWLKPVLTEESFKKMEATLSGVDFNTEMILLGATVLMFFAVWFIVKNMYVNKKKLAKAEEDYTGWEKLSAKKLYVDELYNALIVKTFEGLGRGGKMFDKGVLDRFVNYVGEGAEDSGKSMKRIQNGNVENYVLIMALAVGIILIVNFILQ; from the coding sequence ATGGAGAATTTAATTTATGCAATAGTACTTTTACCACTAATCGGTTTTCTTATCAACGGACTGTTTGGGAAAAATCTTCCAAAAATTGTTGTCGGAAGTTTAGCAACAGCTGCTGTTTTTGGATCTTTTTGTATTGCAGTAAGCTTATTTTTGAAATTTGATTCAGAAAGCCCGGCTGTAATTGTTAAAGCTTTTGAATGGTTCAGAGTAAATGGGGTTTTAATTAACTTCGGGTTTCAGATTGATCAGTTATCCTTAATGATGGTGATGATTATTACCGGAATCGGATCTTTAATTCACTTGTATTCTATTGGATACATGAGTCATGATAAAGGTTTTTATAAATTTTTCACGTACTTAAATCTTTTTATCTTCTCTATGTTACTTTTGGTAATGGGAAGTAATTATATGATTTTGTTCATCGGTTGGGAAGGTGTAGGTCTTTGTTCTTATTTATTAATCGGATTTTGGTATACCAATCAGGAATATGGTAAAGCTGCAAGAAAAGCTTTCATTATGAATAGAATTGGTGACCTTGGCTTACTTATAGGAATCTTCATGATTGCAGCTCAAACCAATTCTGTAGATTATATTTCGGTTGCACAAAATGCTGCTAAATTTGAGTTGGATGGAAATATCATCATATTTATTACAGCGAGTTTATTTATTGGAGCTATCGGTAAATCTGCACAGGTCCCATTATATACTTGGTTACCGGATGCAATGGCGGGACCAACTCCTGTTTCTGCATTAATCCACGCGGCTACGATGGTTACAGCGGGTATCTATTTGGTAGTGAGATCTAATTTCTTATTTACACTTGCACCAACAGTTCAGGACGGAATTTTATTAATAGGGTTCTTAACTGCAGCATTGGCCGGTTTCTACGCTTTGCGTCAGAACGATATCAAAAAAGTTTTAGCATATTCTACAGTTTCTCAACTTGGTTTTATGTTCATTGCTTTAGGATTGGGAGCTTATACAACAGCAATGTTTCACGTGATGACTCACGCTTTCTTTAAAGCTTTATTATTCTTGGGAGCAGGTTCTGTAATCCATGCGATGAGCAACGAACAGGATATGAGATTTATGGGAGGTTTAAAGAAATATATTCCATTAACGCACATCACTTTTCTTATAGGAACATTGGCAATTTCAGGATTCCCTTTCTTTTCAGGGATGATTTCTAAAGATGAAATTCTAGTGGCGGCTTTTGCTAAAAATCCTATCTACTGGGTAATGTTGTTTATATTGGCAGCAACTACGGCGGCATATATGTTCAGACTGTATTACTTAACTTTCCACGGAGAGTTTAGAGGAACAGAAGAGCAGAAACATCATTTGCATGAAAGCCCAATGAATATGACTTTGCCGCTTATCATTTTGGCTATACTTTCAGTAATTGGAGGTTTCATCAACTTGCCGCATTTCATTGGGCATGGTCATTATGCTAAACTTATGGAGTGGCTGAAACCGGTACTTACTGAAGAAAGTTTTAAAAAAATGGAAGCAACTCTTTCCGGAGTTGATTTTAATACGGAAATGATTCTTTTGGGAGCAACAGTTTTAATGTTCTTTGCCGTTTGGTTTATCGTTAAAAATATGTATGTCAACAAAAAGAAATTGGCGAAAGCTGAAGAAGATTATACTGGCTGGGAAAAACTTTCTGCGAAGAAATTATATGTGGATGAACTTTACAATGCCTTAATTGTAAAAACTTTTGAAGGACTTGGACGCGGAGGAAAAATGTTCGACAAAGGAGTTTTAGACCGTTTTGTGAATTACGTAGGTGAAGGTGCAGAAGATAGCGGAAAATCTATGAAACGTATTCAGAACGGTAATGTAGAGAACTATGTTCTTATCATGGCCTTAGCTGTGGGAATTATACTGATTGTTAACTTTATACTACAATAA
- a CDS encoding complex I subunit 4 family protein has protein sequence MSYYLLLTLLLLPLVGSGLVFAWRNTSSKYLALGIALVQMFVTFYMLSDFDFNLTVDSSLQYEITYPWSKFIKSSIHLGIDGMSMLLLLLTNILSPLIILSSYNENVSYKNSFYGLILMMQFGLVGVFTALDGLLFYIFWEVTLIPIWFIAALWGQENKRFEFTTKFFVYTFVGSLFMLAGIIYVGIHSASFAVTDLYNADLTDTQQIVVFWFIFFAFAVKLPVFPFHTWQPDTYTYSPTQGSMLLSGIMLKMAIYGVIRYLLPITPTAILGISGQIVIILAIIGIVHGALIAIIQNDMKRIIAYSSFSHVGLMVAGIFASAVLTLRGTFTIEGAEGALVQTFAHGVNVAGLFFCTDILYKRFKTRDIRQMGGLAKVAPKFAVLFLLIILGSMGVPLTNGFIGEFILIKSIFDFNVLASVIAGLTIILCAVYLLRFYGKAMFGEGDASVLSTAKDLSPVEFSVLASIAVFVILLGIFPQPIIDMVGTSLKFVYTSLIN, from the coding sequence ATGTCTTATTATTTACTATTAACATTATTACTATTACCTCTCGTTGGTTCGGGATTAGTTTTTGCATGGAGAAATACTTCCAGCAAATATTTGGCGCTGGGAATCGCATTGGTTCAAATGTTCGTTACATTTTATATGCTTTCGGATTTTGATTTCAATCTTACTGTAGACAGCAGTTTGCAATATGAGATTACCTATCCTTGGTCTAAATTCATTAAAAGCAGCATTCATCTAGGAATAGACGGAATGAGTATGCTTCTACTGTTGCTCACCAACATTCTTTCGCCTTTAATTATTCTGTCATCTTATAACGAAAATGTAAGCTACAAAAATTCTTTTTACGGACTTATTTTGATGATGCAGTTTGGTCTTGTGGGGGTTTTTACTGCTTTAGATGGTTTGTTATTTTACATTTTCTGGGAAGTAACTTTAATTCCGATTTGGTTTATTGCGGCACTTTGGGGGCAGGAAAACAAAAGATTTGAATTTACCACAAAATTCTTTGTATATACATTTGTAGGATCATTATTTATGTTGGCGGGGATTATCTATGTAGGTATTCATTCGGCTTCATTTGCGGTTACCGATTTGTATAATGCAGATCTTACAGATACACAGCAGATTGTAGTATTTTGGTTTATTTTCTTTGCATTTGCAGTAAAACTTCCGGTTTTTCCATTTCATACTTGGCAACCAGATACTTATACTTATTCTCCTACTCAGGGATCGATGCTATTGTCGGGAATTATGCTGAAAATGGCAATTTATGGAGTAATCCGATATTTGCTTCCTATTACGCCAACAGCAATCTTAGGAATTTCAGGACAAATTGTAATTATCCTTGCAATTATTGGGATTGTTCACGGAGCTTTAATTGCAATTATTCAGAATGATATGAAGAGAATCATTGCATACTCATCATTTTCACACGTTGGATTAATGGTTGCAGGTATTTTTGCCTCTGCGGTGCTTACTTTAAGAGGAACTTTTACAATAGAAGGTGCCGAAGGAGCATTAGTACAAACTTTTGCACACGGTGTAAACGTAGCCGGTTTATTCTTCTGTACAGATATTTTGTATAAGAGATTTAAAACAAGAGACATCAGACAAATGGGTGGATTGGCAAAAGTGGCTCCTAAATTTGCAGTACTTTTCCTTTTAATTATATTAGGATCTATGGGAGTACCTTTAACCAATGGGTTTATTGGAGAATTTATCCTGATTAAATCTATTTTTGATTTTAATGTTTTAGCCTCTGTAATTGCTGGTCTTACCATTATTTTGTGTGCGGTTTATCTTTTAAGATTTTACGGAAAAGCAATGTTTGGAGAAGGAGATGCTTCAGTTTTGAGTACTGCTAAAGATTTATCGCCTGTTGAGTTTTCAGTTTTAGCGAGTATAGCTGTTTTTGTAATTCTTTTGGGTATTTTTCCTCAACCGATTATTGATATGGTAGGTACTTCGTTAAAATTTGTTTATACATCTTTAATTAATTAA
- a CDS encoding NADH-quinone oxidoreductase subunit N, whose product MSVLIIVFLTAVAALFTGVFEKGKFARYIGIFGLIVALYVSFLPEASFFEKYRLMYEYGANTALFTKISIVITLLLFFLGGFAFSNHRNHQSELYALMLFALCGSFILFGYQNLVTLFIGIEILSIPLYVMAGANKTDLRSNEASLKYFLMGAFATGFLLLGIAFIYGSTGTFDLYRIQDFTTVNPKNGMLILGAVLMLCAMAFKVALAPFHMWSPDVYQGSPSLITAFMASVVKISGFFALFRLMTIGFSGVTHEWINILGVFIIITLLLANVMGLAQTNAKRMLAYSSVSHAGYIGLVFFGMNTLSTYTLAFYLFAYSLATVGVFMCLIWVEKLKRETSYGAFKGLAKSEPLLAVVATVSLLSMAGIPLTAGFMGKFSLFSQALSRDNNAFLVIVAVLGSAISIAYYLRLIIAMFFYKESSFKTTERVTVTYNIVAVVIIASLVILGIFPDLFAKQFGL is encoded by the coding sequence ATGAGTGTTTTAATTATTGTTTTCCTGACAGCCGTTGCTGCATTATTCACGGGAGTTTTTGAAAAAGGAAAATTCGCAAGATACATTGGGATTTTTGGATTAATCGTCGCTTTGTATGTGAGTTTTTTACCCGAAGCTTCTTTCTTCGAAAAGTACAGATTAATGTATGAATACGGAGCCAATACAGCTTTGTTTACCAAAATTTCAATCGTAATAACGCTGCTTTTATTCTTTTTAGGAGGTTTTGCATTCAGCAATCACAGAAACCATCAGTCCGAATTATATGCATTAATGCTTTTTGCATTATGCGGGAGTTTCATACTGTTCGGATATCAGAATTTAGTAACATTATTTATTGGTATCGAAATTCTGTCTATTCCTTTATATGTAATGGCAGGAGCGAATAAAACTGATTTGAGATCCAATGAAGCTTCATTAAAATATTTTTTAATGGGTGCTTTTGCGACAGGTTTTTTACTGTTAGGAATTGCATTCATATATGGAAGTACCGGAACGTTTGATTTATATAGAATTCAGGATTTTACCACAGTAAACCCTAAAAACGGAATGCTTATTCTTGGAGCTGTTTTAATGCTTTGTGCTATGGCTTTTAAAGTGGCATTAGCTCCGTTCCACATGTGGAGCCCAGATGTTTATCAGGGATCACCATCTTTAATTACTGCTTTTATGGCAAGTGTTGTTAAGATTTCAGGATTTTTTGCTTTATTTAGATTAATGACTATCGGATTCTCTGGAGTAACGCATGAATGGATTAATATTCTTGGAGTATTTATCATCATAACATTACTGTTGGCAAACGTAATGGGATTGGCTCAAACCAATGCAAAAAGAATGTTGGCGTATTCGTCTGTATCACATGCGGGTTATATTGGTCTAGTTTTCTTTGGAATGAATACTTTATCTACTTATACTTTAGCATTTTATTTATTTGCATATTCTTTAGCTACAGTTGGCGTTTTTATGTGTTTAATTTGGGTAGAAAAACTAAAAAGGGAAACCTCTTATGGAGCTTTTAAAGGATTGGCGAAATCTGAGCCGCTTTTGGCTGTTGTAGCCACTGTTTCTTTACTCTCCATGGCAGGAATACCGTTAACCGCAGGTTTTATGGGTAAATTCTCATTGTTTTCTCAAGCTTTATCAAGAGACAACAATGCATTTTTAGTTATAGTAGCGGTATTAGGTTCTGCAATTTCAATTGCTTATTATTTAAGGTTGATTATTGCCATGTTTTTTTATAAAGAATCTAGTTTTAAAACAACAGAAAGAGTTACAGTTACTTATAATATTGTAGCAGTTGTTATTATTGCATCATTGGTTATTTTGGGTATTTTCCCAGACTTATTTGCTAAGCAATTTGGATTATAA
- the recG gene encoding ATP-dependent DNA helicase RecG has product MTLETPIEFVKGIGSERAKLIKNVLGISTVEGFLNFYPIRYLDKSKVFTVSGLQETSIEVQLKGKITSVQEIQTGKTKRLTAKFNDSTGTMDLVWFQYSKWLKEQIPINREVYIFGKINVFNHQFSMPHPEIEAEENKEAETRLKPIYPSSEKLSKRGLNQKFFQNVLRNICKEIPGLIQENLPESLIRHYQFLSRQHTFLNIHFPKDQQHFERADYRLRFEESFFFQLGYALKKLHHKTQSVGNPFPIVGDYFTRFYENHLPFDLTNAQKKVLKEIRMDMKRPIQMNRLLQGDVGSGKTMVALLTMLIALDNGFQSCLMAPTEILAQQHYNGIKDLLKDTEIKVSLLTGSVKASARKMIHEELENGELSILVGTHAILEDKVKFKNLGLAIIDEQHRFGVAQRAKLWAKNKIPPHILVMTATPIPRTLAMSFYSDLDVSVIDEMPVGRKPIITAHRREKDRAYVYNFCHEEIRNGRQIYFVYPLIEESETLDYKNLMEGLEHVMDNFSNYSVTMLHGKMKPDEKDAAMNYFASGKSQIMVATTVIEVGVNVPNASVMVIESAERFGLSQLHQLRGRVGRGAEQSYCILMTSDKLSSDSRTRIKTMVETNDGFKISEVDMQLRGPGDILGTQQSGVVDFKRLDLVNDAAIIKNTKGLVEKILEADPHLSKPDNQIIKNYYLQNYKGKNKWSKIS; this is encoded by the coding sequence ATGACTTTAGAAACTCCCATAGAATTTGTAAAAGGAATCGGTTCCGAACGTGCCAAACTCATCAAAAATGTGTTGGGAATTTCTACTGTGGAAGGTTTTCTTAATTTTTATCCTATACGATATCTGGATAAAAGCAAGGTTTTTACCGTTTCTGGTCTTCAGGAAACCAGCATTGAAGTTCAGCTGAAAGGAAAAATAACTTCTGTTCAGGAAATTCAGACCGGAAAAACAAAGAGGTTAACGGCAAAATTTAATGATTCTACCGGAACAATGGATTTGGTATGGTTTCAATACTCAAAATGGTTGAAAGAACAGATTCCTATCAACCGTGAAGTCTATATTTTCGGAAAAATCAATGTTTTTAATCATCAGTTTTCTATGCCTCATCCTGAAATTGAAGCTGAAGAAAATAAAGAAGCAGAAACAAGGCTCAAACCCATTTATCCAAGCTCGGAAAAGCTCAGCAAAAGAGGTTTAAACCAAAAGTTTTTTCAGAATGTTTTAAGGAATATCTGCAAAGAAATCCCTGGTTTAATTCAGGAAAATCTGCCGGAATCTCTTATTCGTCATTATCAGTTTTTATCCAGACAACACACCTTTCTGAATATTCATTTCCCAAAAGATCAGCAACATTTTGAAAGGGCAGATTATCGGTTAAGATTTGAAGAATCCTTTTTTTTCCAATTGGGTTATGCTTTAAAAAAGCTTCATCATAAAACACAGTCCGTAGGAAATCCTTTCCCCATTGTAGGAGATTATTTTACCAGATTTTACGAAAATCATCTTCCTTTTGATTTAACAAATGCCCAAAAAAAAGTTTTAAAGGAGATAAGAATGGATATGAAAAGGCCCATCCAGATGAACCGACTTTTGCAGGGCGATGTAGGTTCTGGAAAAACGATGGTGGCTTTATTAACGATGCTTATTGCTTTAGACAACGGCTTTCAAAGCTGTTTAATGGCTCCTACAGAAATTCTCGCCCAACAGCATTACAATGGAATTAAAGATTTACTGAAAGATACCGAAATAAAAGTAAGTCTTCTAACCGGATCTGTAAAAGCTTCCGCAAGAAAAATGATTCATGAGGAATTGGAAAATGGCGAACTTTCTATTTTAGTGGGAACTCATGCTATTTTGGAAGATAAGGTGAAATTTAAAAACCTCGGTTTGGCAATTATTGATGAGCAGCACCGTTTCGGCGTTGCACAAAGAGCTAAACTTTGGGCAAAAAATAAAATTCCGCCCCATATTCTGGTGATGACGGCAACCCCTATTCCGAGAACTTTGGCGATGAGCTTTTATTCTGACCTTGATGTTTCTGTAATAGACGAAATGCCCGTTGGAAGAAAACCCATTATCACCGCCCACAGAAGAGAAAAAGATAGGGCTTATGTGTATAATTTCTGCCATGAAGAAATAAGAAATGGACGACAAATTTATTTCGTTTATCCTTTAATTGAAGAATCTGAAACTTTAGATTATAAAAACCTGATGGAAGGTCTGGAACATGTCATGGATAATTTTTCTAATTACAGCGTTACCATGCTTCATGGGAAAATGAAACCGGATGAAAAGGATGCTGCAATGAATTATTTCGCTTCGGGAAAATCGCAGATTATGGTAGCAACAACGGTAATTGAAGTGGGTGTAAATGTTCCGAACGCCTCGGTGATGGTTATTGAAAGTGCTGAAAGATTCGGGCTTTCTCAGCTTCATCAACTTCGTGGAAGAGTGGGAAGAGGTGCAGAACAGAGCTATTGTATTCTCATGACTTCCGATAAATTATCAAGCGACAGCCGAACAAGAATTAAAACTATGGTAGAAACCAACGACGGTTTTAAAATTTCTGAAGTTGATATGCAGCTTCGTGGTCCGGGAGATATTTTGGGAACTCAGCAAAGCGGTGTCGTAGATTTTAAAAGACTGGATTTAGTCAATGATGCCGCAATCATTAAAAACACCAAAGGTTTGGTCGAAAAAATTCTGGAAGCCGATCCGCATTTATCAAAACCAGACAATCAGATTATTAAAAATTATTATTTACAGAATTATAAAGGGAAGAATAAGTGGAGTAAGATTTCGTGA
- a CDS encoding thioredoxin family protein yields the protein MKRSISFIFLFLITLNFAQVKWMTIEEALKAQKTQPKKILIDFYADWCGPCKIMDKKTYGHTTISEFLNENYYPVKFNAEEKKTIEIFGRKFSNENSAQKRGRNSLHQFTQFMNVNAVPSTVFLDEQGKPITILQGELSAKELEPYLSFISGDLYKKIKTREDWEDYQKKFKSKIKD from the coding sequence ATGAAAAGATCAATAAGTTTTATTTTCCTTTTTTTGATTACTCTGAATTTTGCTCAGGTAAAATGGATGACTATTGAAGAAGCTTTGAAAGCCCAAAAAACACAGCCTAAAAAAATACTTATTGATTTTTATGCAGATTGGTGCGGTCCCTGCAAAATAATGGATAAAAAAACATACGGACACACTACCATTTCAGAATTTTTGAATGAAAATTATTACCCTGTAAAATTTAATGCTGAAGAGAAAAAGACGATAGAAATTTTTGGAAGAAAATTTTCAAATGAAAATTCAGCACAGAAAAGAGGACGAAATTCTCTACACCAATTTACACAGTTTATGAACGTTAATGCAGTTCCAAGCACAGTTTTTTTGGATGAGCAAGGCAAACCGATTACAATTTTGCAGGGTGAATTGTCTGCGAAAGAGCTGGAGCCTTATCTTTCGTTTATTTCCGGGGATTTATACAAAAAAATTAAAACGCGTGAAGACTGGGAAGACTATCAGAAAAAATTCAAATCAAAAATAAAAGATTAA
- a CDS encoding peptide MFS transporter translates to MSLSLEEIQNFKGKYPKQLWTLFTVEMWERFCFYGMRGVLTYFMVDQLLLKDGVANLQYGAIQAFVYAFTFIGGIFADKILGFRKSLFFGGIVMVIGNSLIAFSPKELFYIGIAFSIIGTGFFKPNVSSMVGELYDEKDPRRDAGYGMFYAGINIGGLLGGALCIYLGKYHSWTLCFLAAALVMVIGLLTFLFTKKNLGPIGNSPLLNLEPSKRRMREIAVYVLSILSIPLIFIMVKNTDYTDYFMYTIGIIAVGYFVYELIRLEISNLQKKLIAAFAFIFFYFLFNAIYEQSGGSLSLFAKDNLDHNLLGFNMDPNVVNNSSNTLFVIILSPIIGLLWLWLAKKKLEPNTLIKFGIGFLFLSASFYIFYYTKFFANAEGITSLNVFAFAYFITTIGELCLGPIGMSIITKLSPKRLFGMMMGLWFLASAFGQLAAGKLGAEISESNTGKDLVSKLQSYTDGYYQLAIYALIAGVVLILISPFIKKLMQEVK, encoded by the coding sequence ATGAGTCTTAGCCTAGAAGAAATACAAAATTTTAAAGGAAAATATCCTAAACAACTTTGGACACTTTTTACCGTAGAAATGTGGGAACGTTTCTGCTTCTACGGAATGCGAGGGGTACTTACATACTTTATGGTAGACCAGCTATTATTAAAAGATGGCGTAGCAAATCTGCAATATGGTGCCATTCAGGCTTTTGTATATGCATTTACTTTTATTGGCGGAATTTTCGCAGATAAAATTTTAGGATTTAGAAAATCTCTTTTCTTTGGCGGAATCGTGATGGTAATCGGTAATTCACTGATTGCTTTTTCACCAAAAGAACTTTTTTATATTGGAATTGCATTTTCAATCATCGGAACGGGATTTTTTAAACCTAACGTGTCTTCGATGGTTGGAGAACTCTACGATGAAAAAGATCCGAGAAGAGACGCCGGATACGGGATGTTCTATGCCGGAATTAATATTGGAGGCCTTTTAGGAGGTGCTCTATGTATTTACTTAGGAAAATATCATTCCTGGACTTTATGTTTTCTTGCAGCTGCTTTGGTGATGGTTATTGGTTTATTAACTTTCCTTTTTACCAAAAAAAATCTGGGACCTATCGGAAACTCTCCCCTGCTCAATCTGGAACCATCAAAAAGAAGAATGCGCGAAATTGCTGTGTATGTACTTTCCATATTAAGCATCCCTTTAATCTTCATTATGGTGAAAAATACCGATTATACAGACTATTTTATGTACACTATCGGAATTATTGCAGTAGGTTATTTTGTTTATGAATTAATCAGACTGGAGATTTCAAATCTTCAGAAAAAATTAATTGCTGCTTTTGCATTTATATTTTTCTATTTTCTTTTTAATGCCATTTACGAGCAAAGTGGCGGCTCACTTTCTTTATTTGCCAAAGATAATTTGGATCATAATTTATTAGGATTCAATATGGATCCTAACGTTGTGAATAATAGTTCGAACACTTTATTTGTTATCATTTTAAGCCCCATCATCGGTTTATTGTGGCTTTGGTTAGCAAAGAAAAAGCTGGAACCGAACACTCTGATTAAATTTGGGATAGGATTTTTATTTCTTTCCGCTTCATTTTATATCTTTTATTACACAAAATTCTTCGCCAATGCAGAAGGGATCACTTCTTTGAATGTTTTTGCCTTTGCTTACTTCATCACTACCATTGGTGAACTTTGTCTGGGACCTATTGGTATGTCGATTATCACAAAACTATCTCCGAAAAGACTATTCGGAATGATGATGGGTTTATGGTTTTTGGCAAGTGCATTCGGTCAGCTTGCTGCGGGAAAATTGGGTGCAGAAATTTCAGAATCTAATACAGGAAAAGACTTAGTTTCTAAATTGCAGTCTTACACGGACGGATATTACCAATTGGCTATATATGCACTAATTGCCGGAGTGGTATTAATTTTGATATCTCCATTCATCAAAAAATTAATGCAGGAAGTAAAATAA